In one window of Chitinophagales bacterium DNA:
- a CDS encoding class IV adenylate cyclase — MPHLNIEFKAKVEDIEPYENQLKKLQPEFRGLDHQIDTYFNATHGRLKLREGNIENALIQYERADYAGAKSSTVTLYNHVPHPALKAILTKQLGVKVVVDKERKIYFIDNVKFHFDIVAGLGHFIEVEAIAQDDSHTKAGLQEQCDYYIDFFKIQPAQFVEQSYSDLLLALTA; from the coding sequence ATGCCACACCTGAATATCGAATTCAAAGCAAAGGTTGAGGACATAGAGCCTTATGAAAACCAATTGAAAAAGCTACAACCGGAATTTCGCGGACTGGATCACCAGATAGATACCTATTTTAATGCCACACATGGCCGTTTAAAGCTACGCGAAGGCAATATTGAAAATGCATTAATACAATATGAACGTGCTGATTATGCCGGTGCCAAATCTTCTACCGTTACTTTATACAACCATGTGCCCCACCCTGCATTAAAAGCGATACTGACAAAGCAACTGGGTGTTAAAGTAGTAGTTGATAAAGAGCGCAAGATTTACTTTATCGACAATGTGAAATTTCATTTTGACATAGTAGCAGGATTAGGTCATTTCATAGAAGTAGAAGCCATTGCCCAAGATGATAGCCATACCAAAGCAGGTTTACAAGAACAGTGCGACTACTATATTGATTTCTTCAAGATTCAGCCAGCGCAATTTGTGGAACAATCTTATAGTGATCTCTTGCTGGCCCTTACTGCATAA
- a CDS encoding class I SAM-dependent methyltransferase, giving the protein MKKLITGMLANLGYEVRKLPYGNKKGAALLESRLSVKLNLGLEFEDQAFEAMQVVKKNTMLTYEPLVSLYENVVYCERNQIPGAFVECGTWKGGATGMMAIANLQHGTQRRALHLFDSFEEICQADETHDDATIVKETLELSKVKASGKEPLTALKGIYDEWGGPGALEINKALLENTIGYPADQLHYHKGWFQDTVPADAGSIGPIAILRLDGDWYESTKVCLEHLYPLVSPKGIVIIDDYGYNIGCRKAVHEYFDQQGIHPLLTYVNHTCRYFIKP; this is encoded by the coding sequence ATGAAAAAGCTGATCACGGGTATGTTGGCCAATCTGGGTTATGAGGTACGCAAACTGCCCTATGGCAATAAAAAAGGTGCGGCCCTCTTGGAGAGTCGCCTTAGCGTTAAACTCAATCTAGGTCTGGAGTTTGAAGATCAGGCTTTTGAAGCCATGCAGGTGGTGAAGAAAAATACCATGCTCACTTATGAACCATTGGTGAGCTTATACGAGAACGTGGTGTATTGCGAGCGTAACCAGATTCCTGGCGCTTTTGTAGAGTGTGGTACCTGGAAAGGCGGCGCAACGGGTATGATGGCCATTGCCAATCTGCAACATGGAACACAGAGAAGGGCCTTGCATTTGTTTGATTCGTTTGAAGAGATTTGTCAGGCAGACGAAACCCACGATGATGCAACAATTGTAAAGGAGACATTGGAATTAAGTAAAGTAAAAGCCAGTGGCAAAGAGCCCCTCACAGCATTAAAGGGCATCTATGATGAATGGGGCGGTCCGGGTGCATTGGAAATCAATAAAGCATTATTGGAAAACACAATCGGTTATCCTGCAGACCAATTGCATTACCACAAAGGCTGGTTTCAGGATACGGTTCCGGCTGATGCAGGCAGTATTGGCCCTATTGCTATTCTGCGTTTAGATGGCGATTGGTATGAGAGTACCAAAGTATGTTTGGAGCATTTGTATCCCTTGGTTTCGCCAAAAGGCATTGTCATCATTGATGATTATGGCTATAATATTGGTTGCAGAAAAGCAGTACACGAGTATTTCGATCAGCAGGGCATTCACCCATTGCTGACTTATGTGAATCATACCTGTCGATATTTCATCAAACCCTAA
- a CDS encoding helix-turn-helix transcriptional regulator, giving the protein MANDTCIRLQADIEQIKSCREKLKANSKSFLQLGQVLALAGNEVRLKIMFLLEEENELCPCDLSDILGMSIPAISQHLRKLKDGNIIEARKVGQTIFYSLRSEHLKTLRPFFKIINQQNLATV; this is encoded by the coding sequence ATGGCAAACGACACTTGCATAAGGTTACAGGCAGACATAGAACAAATTAAAAGTTGCCGAGAAAAGTTAAAGGCTAACTCAAAATCATTTTTACAGTTGGGGCAGGTTCTTGCTTTGGCAGGTAACGAAGTGCGGCTAAAAATAATGTTTCTACTTGAAGAAGAAAATGAACTTTGCCCTTGCGACCTAAGCGACATTTTAGGAATGAGCATTCCAGCTATATCGCAACATCTACGCAAACTAAAAGACGGAAACATCATTGAAGCCAGAAAAGTAGGGCAAACTATTTTCTATTCTTTACGCAGCGAACATTTAAAAACTTTAAGACCGTTTTTTAAAATTATTAATCAACAAAATTTGGCGACAGTATGA
- a CDS encoding sugar porter family MFS transporter — MQQNKLLLWSLTVALGGLLFGLDVAVISGAEQTIQALWQLSDAMHGLAVSIALYGTVVGAMTGGMIADAMGRKKSLSWVGVLFFVSAVGSALAQDVYTFMFFRLIGGLSIGASSVIAPLYIAEIAPASKRGRLVALFQFNIVFGIMLAYVSNYFFGEMGGADGWRWMLGIVGIPSLLFTVLTFFVSESPRWLALHKQDMQAALLVLQKIDAASAHETLASIQSAHERNQAKTKSKFFSKAYAKPILLACLLAFFNQASGINAIIYYAPRVFEMAGLGKSAALLSSTGIGLVNLIFTMLGLSLIDKAGRRTLMYIGSFGYIVSLGLIAMAFYRDAFDGMTFFVFIFIAAHAIGQGAVIWVFVGEIFPNEVRANGQAFGSFIHWIFAAIIANIFPIMAGAFGGGPIFLFFTVMMVLQLLYVRFMMPETKGVALEDMDVRIH; from the coding sequence ATGCAACAAAATAAACTCTTGCTTTGGTCGCTCACAGTTGCCTTGGGCGGACTCCTTTTTGGTTTAGATGTGGCTGTTATCTCTGGTGCGGAACAAACCATACAAGCTTTATGGCAACTTAGTGATGCCATGCATGGGTTGGCCGTATCGATTGCTTTGTATGGAACCGTAGTTGGTGCCATGACGGGCGGCATGATCGCCGATGCCATGGGCAGAAAAAAAAGCCTGAGTTGGGTAGGGGTTTTGTTCTTTGTATCTGCAGTTGGTTCCGCATTGGCGCAAGATGTCTACACTTTCATGTTCTTCCGTTTGATTGGCGGCTTGAGCATTGGTGCTTCATCTGTGATTGCACCGCTCTATATTGCGGAGATTGCGCCTGCTAGTAAGCGCGGCAGATTAGTTGCTTTGTTTCAATTCAATATTGTGTTCGGAATTATGCTGGCCTATGTATCCAATTATTTCTTTGGTGAAATGGGTGGGGCAGACGGCTGGCGCTGGATGTTGGGTATTGTGGGTATTCCTTCTTTGTTGTTTACTGTGCTGACTTTCTTTGTTTCAGAAAGTCCGCGTTGGTTGGCCTTACACAAACAGGACATGCAAGCTGCATTGCTTGTACTACAAAAGATTGATGCTGCATCTGCGCATGAAACGCTTGCATCCATCCAATCGGCACATGAACGTAACCAAGCGAAAACAAAAAGCAAGTTCTTTTCAAAAGCTTATGCCAAACCCATCTTATTGGCATGCTTATTAGCATTTTTCAATCAGGCATCAGGCATCAATGCCATCATTTATTATGCGCCGCGTGTATTTGAGATGGCCGGACTTGGTAAATCTGCTGCGCTTTTATCGAGTACTGGTATAGGTTTGGTGAACCTGATCTTTACGATGTTGGGTTTAAGCTTGATTGACAAAGCGGGTAGAAGAACACTGATGTATATTGGTTCTTTCGGTTACATTGTTTCATTGGGTTTAATTGCGATGGCATTTTATAGAGATGCATTTGATGGGATGACATTCTTTGTTTTTATCTTCATTGCTGCACATGCGATAGGACAAGGCGCTGTGATCTGGGTGTTTGTAGGTGAAATATTTCCCAACGAAGTGCGTGCCAACGGGCAAGCATTTGGTTCATTCATTCACTGGATATTCGCGGCCATCATTGCCAATATTTTTCCCATTATGGCAGGTGCTTTCGGTGGAGGACCTATATTCTTATTCTTTACAGTAATGATGGTACTCCAATTACTCTATGTGCGCTTTATGATGCCAGAAACCAAGGGTGTGGCATTGGAAGATATGGATGTGAGGATACATTGA
- a CDS encoding co-chaperone GroES gives MSKKLNVTPLHDRVIVKPAPAEEKTKGGIIIPDTAKEKPQRGTVVAAGPGKKDEPVTVKVGDTVLYGKYSGTELQIEGLDYLIMRESDILAIV, from the coding sequence ATGTCAAAGAAATTGAATGTGACTCCTCTGCACGACAGAGTGATCGTTAAACCAGCTCCCGCTGAAGAGAAGACCAAGGGCGGTATCATCATCCCTGATACAGCTAAGGAAAAGCCCCAACGCGGAACGGTAGTTGCAGCCGGCCCTGGTAAAAAAGATGAGCCAGTAACCGTGAAAGTTGGTGACACAGTATTGTATGGTAAGTATTCTGGTACTGAATTGCAGATCGAAGGTTTAGACTACCTGATCATGAGAGAGAGCGATATCCTCGCCATCGTTTAA
- the nusB gene encoding transcription antitermination factor NusB: MISRRNIRVKVMQLLYVLETLEDNTAIKDPVKALQQQFDKSEALFTYIIYFLTEICRFAETDAKNRAAKNLPSAADMNVNTRIAGNTVLWQILEYGSFQHAVEVHHVASLLDRELVKKLYNELTETKEYQLYTVAESREKPKERDILKFILNDIMFASEIWEAHIEELFNNWEDDGEMLAQMIAAFIQKPDAYNLQQMLGKDKWEFGKNLLTTVREKQEVALDIIKPKLKNWDPERIAQLDMILMQMGVCEFLFFETIPPKVTINEYIDLAKEYSTPQSGQFVNGILDNIHKELLASGRIQKKEFKKKA, encoded by the coding sequence ATGATCAGTAGACGAAATATCCGGGTAAAAGTGATGCAGTTATTGTACGTTTTAGAAACCCTGGAAGACAATACAGCCATAAAAGATCCGGTAAAAGCCCTTCAGCAGCAGTTCGATAAATCAGAAGCCCTTTTTACATACATTATCTACTTCCTTACTGAAATCTGTCGGTTTGCAGAAACAGATGCCAAAAACCGTGCAGCCAAGAATCTGCCTTCTGCTGCAGATATGAATGTCAATACCAGAATTGCCGGCAATACCGTGCTTTGGCAGATTCTGGAATATGGCAGTTTTCAGCATGCTGTTGAAGTGCATCACGTAGCATCATTGCTCGATAGAGAATTGGTGAAAAAGCTCTACAACGAACTCACCGAAACCAAGGAATACCAATTATACACGGTTGCAGAAAGCAGAGAAAAACCTAAGGAAAGGGATATTTTGAAGTTTATCCTGAATGATATCATGTTTGCATCTGAAATCTGGGAAGCGCATATTGAGGAGCTTTTCAATAACTGGGAAGATGATGGAGAAATGCTGGCACAGATGATTGCCGCATTTATTCAAAAGCCTGATGCATACAACTTGCAGCAAATGCTTGGCAAGGACAAGTGGGAGTTTGGCAAAAACCTGTTGACGACAGTGCGTGAAAAGCAGGAAGTGGCGTTGGATATCATCAAACCCAAATTAAAGAACTGGGATCCTGAGCGTATTGCACAATTAGACATGATCCTGATGCAGATGGGCGTTTGTGAATTCCTGTTTTTTGAAACCATTCCGCCAAAAGTTACCATCAACGAATACATTGATCTGGCCAAGGAATACAGTACGCCACAAAGCGGTCAGTTTGTAAACGGTATTCTGGATAACATCCACAAAGAATTATTAGCTTCGGGCCGCATTCAGAAAAAAGAATTCAAAAAGAAAGCATGA
- a CDS encoding dephospho-CoA kinase translates to MLKVGLTGGIGSGKSTVAKIFQTLGIPVFDADAVAKSIMHTNTSVKAGVIEAFGEAAYRDGELNRKFIADIVFKDPFQLEILNSIVHPATMQAAEEWFQQQEAPYVIKEAALLFEAGSAAGLDLIIGVTAPQHVRIHRVMQRDGVGRQEVLTRMGRQIEDTIKMRLCDVVIKNDGVQALLPQVLALHEDLLKHSRQ, encoded by the coding sequence ATGTTGAAAGTGGGTTTAACAGGCGGCATAGGTAGTGGGAAATCTACTGTAGCAAAAATCTTTCAGACATTGGGTATACCTGTGTTTGATGCAGATGCTGTTGCCAAATCCATCATGCACACCAATACCTCAGTAAAAGCTGGAGTTATTGAAGCATTTGGAGAAGCAGCGTATCGGGATGGTGAACTGAACCGAAAATTTATTGCGGATATCGTTTTTAAAGATCCTTTTCAATTAGAGATACTCAACAGTATTGTACACCCAGCTACCATGCAAGCTGCGGAGGAATGGTTTCAGCAGCAAGAGGCCCCATATGTGATAAAAGAAGCTGCTTTATTGTTTGAAGCTGGCTCTGCAGCCGGACTTGATTTAATTATTGGTGTAACTGCACCACAACATGTGCGCATACATCGGGTGATGCAACGCGATGGCGTTGGCAGGCAAGAAGTATTAACCAGAATGGGGCGGCAAATTGAAGACACCATTAAAATGCGGTTATGCGATGTGGTTATCAAAAATGATGGTGTTCAGGCCTTATTACCACAGGTATTAGCCCTCCATGAAGACTTGTTAAAACATTCCAGGCAATGA
- the yajC gene encoding preprotein translocase subunit YajC, producing the protein MFYTVLLMADPKQGANPTFSLVMMGAIIAVFWLFMIRPQAKKAKEQKKFIDNLNKGDKIVTIAGIHGTVNKINEDGTLNLEVSPGSYLKIEKSAISMEWTAAINKAATAEKK; encoded by the coding sequence ATGTTCTACACAGTTTTATTAATGGCAGATCCAAAACAAGGTGCGAATCCTACATTTTCTCTGGTGATGATGGGTGCCATCATTGCCGTATTCTGGTTGTTTATGATCCGTCCACAGGCTAAGAAAGCCAAGGAGCAGAAGAAATTTATCGATAACCTGAATAAGGGTGATAAAATCGTAACCATTGCTGGTATTCATGGTACAGTGAACAAGATCAATGAAGATGGTACGCTGAACCTGGAAGTTAGCCCGGGCAGTTATCTGAAAATTGAGAAGAGTGCGATCAGTATGGAGTGGACTGCCGCCATCAATAAAGCAGCTACCGCTGAGAAAAAATAA
- a CDS encoding DUF1573 domain-containing protein, which translates to MMRSFLILFSAATVFMSCGNNDQVAAPQQPAAVDSSKLTAVQWLDSTVNFGSIGMGEKIEVKFRFKNIGTQPLTIQSVKAGCGCTAPDYTKEAVPPGGEGEVTGAFDSNKVTEGEVRKTISVVMNTKPYPDHILVFSGTIRKAQ; encoded by the coding sequence ATGATGCGTTCTTTCCTCATTTTATTCAGCGCCGCAACCGTATTCATGTCATGCGGCAACAACGATCAAGTAGCTGCACCGCAACAGCCTGCTGCAGTTGATTCATCAAAACTCACTGCAGTACAGTGGCTAGACTCAACCGTGAACTTTGGTTCCATAGGCATGGGAGAGAAGATAGAGGTGAAGTTCCGGTTTAAAAACATCGGTACACAACCGCTCACCATTCAATCAGTAAAAGCTGGCTGCGGATGTACTGCTCCGGATTACACAAAAGAAGCTGTTCCACCAGGTGGCGAAGGAGAGGTTACTGGTGCTTTCGATAGCAATAAAGTAACAGAAGGAGAAGTGCGTAAAACCATCAGCGTGGTGATGAATACCAAGCCTTATCCCGACCATATTCTTGTATTCTCGGGAACAATAAGAAAAGCGCAATAA
- a CDS encoding sterol desaturase family protein, which yields MHEILNTILNTNQNYLIIVLLVIFFTLEQVSTTPFRFKQRGKHLLENSLFQIVLTGLNIFFVAIQVYSIEWLNTQQIGLFYFVEFPFWAKLVLGVVLYDFTTYWVHRASHKVPLLWRLHRVHHSDTTMDSSTTLRFHPLELVLIYQTGNIVTAGLFGTDVNSMVVYYFIIYIFLFLEHSNLRYPKWLNNTLGIVFVMPDHHRVHHQQEQFYTDSNFADIFIIWDRLFGTFKMMPVEQMKYGLVEFEGEKKQSFLYLMKSPFMQIKRVASEKQTTDDNDIKN from the coding sequence ATGCATGAAATCCTCAACACAATTCTGAATACCAACCAGAATTATCTGATTATCGTGTTGCTCGTGATTTTCTTCACGTTGGAGCAGGTTTCCACCACGCCTTTTCGTTTTAAACAAAGAGGAAAACATTTACTAGAAAATAGTCTTTTTCAAATTGTACTGACAGGCTTAAACATATTTTTTGTTGCTATTCAGGTCTACTCTATCGAATGGTTAAATACACAACAAATTGGGCTATTCTATTTTGTAGAATTTCCATTTTGGGCAAAGCTGGTTTTGGGTGTTGTTTTGTATGACTTTACCACCTATTGGGTTCATCGAGCATCACACAAAGTGCCACTTTTATGGCGCCTGCACAGAGTACATCATAGTGATACCACGATGGATTCTTCAACCACACTTCGGTTTCATCCACTTGAGTTAGTACTTATCTATCAGACGGGAAATATTGTGACAGCCGGCTTATTTGGAACAGATGTGAATTCAATGGTTGTATACTATTTCATCATTTATATTTTTCTTTTCCTGGAGCATTCAAATCTACGCTATCCAAAATGGCTGAACAATACACTTGGAATTGTTTTTGTAATGCCTGATCACCATAGAGTGCATCATCAGCAGGAACAGTTCTATACCGATTCAAATTTTGCAGACATTTTCATCATTTGGGACAGACTATTCGGCACATTTAAGATGATGCCTGTTGAGCAGATGAAGTACGGATTAGTTGAGTTTGAAGGAGAAAAGAAACAATCTTTTCTTTACTTGATGAAAAGCCCTTTCATGCAGATTAAAAGAGTAGCATCTGAAAAGCAGACTACTGATGATAATGATATAAAAAACTGA
- the groL gene encoding chaperonin GroEL (60 kDa chaperone family; promotes refolding of misfolded polypeptides especially under stressful conditions; forms two stacked rings of heptamers to form a barrel-shaped 14mer; ends can be capped by GroES; misfolded proteins enter the barrel where they are refolded when GroES binds) has translation MAKQIFFDIEARNKMKKGVDTLADAVKVTLGPKGRNVVIEKKFGAPSVTKDGVSVAKEIELEDAIENMGAQMVKEVASKTADIAGDGTTTATVLAQSIISEGLKMVAAGANPMDLKRGIDKAVSIVVENLKGQSQTVGNDSKKIQQVATISANNDETIGKLIAEAFAKVGKEGVITVEEAKGTDTTVDVVEGMQFDRGYISPYFVTNSEKMEAELQNPYILIYDKKISAMKDILHILEKVAQSGRPLLIIAEDLEGEALATLVVNKLRGTLKVAAVKAPGFGDRRKEMLTDIAILTAGTVISEEQGYKLENADISYLGQAASVTIDKDNTTVVGGKGKKADIVARVNQIKAQVENTTSDYDREKLQERLAKLSGGVAVLYVGAATEVEMKEKKDRVDDALHATRAAVEEGIVPGGGTAFIRAIESLEAKVKGQIADEQTGMAIVRRALEEPIRQICANSGIEGSIVVNKVKEGKADFGFNARTEVYENLYKAGVIDPTKVARVALENAASIAGMLLTTEAVIADKPKPEAAHAHPAPDMGGMGY, from the coding sequence ATGGCAAAGCAAATCTTCTTCGACATCGAAGCAAGAAATAAAATGAAAAAGGGTGTAGATACCCTGGCTGATGCAGTAAAAGTAACCCTGGGTCCTAAAGGCCGTAACGTGGTTATTGAGAAAAAATTCGGTGCCCCTTCCGTAACAAAAGATGGTGTTAGCGTTGCTAAAGAAATCGAACTGGAAGACGCTATCGAAAACATGGGTGCGCAAATGGTGAAGGAAGTAGCTTCTAAAACTGCAGACATTGCAGGTGATGGTACTACTACTGCTACTGTACTGGCTCAGTCAATCATCAGCGAAGGTCTGAAAATGGTTGCTGCTGGTGCAAACCCAATGGACCTGAAGCGTGGTATCGATAAGGCTGTTTCTATTGTTGTAGAAAACCTGAAAGGTCAGTCTCAGACTGTAGGTAACGACAGCAAGAAGATCCAGCAGGTGGCTACCATCTCTGCTAACAACGACGAAACAATCGGTAAGTTGATTGCTGAAGCTTTCGCGAAAGTGGGCAAAGAAGGTGTGATCACTGTTGAAGAAGCAAAAGGTACTGATACAACAGTTGATGTTGTTGAAGGTATGCAATTCGATCGCGGTTATATCTCTCCATACTTCGTTACGAACAGCGAAAAGATGGAAGCAGAACTGCAGAACCCATACATCCTGATTTACGACAAGAAGATCAGCGCTATGAAGGACATCCTCCACATCCTGGAGAAAGTAGCGCAGAGCGGTCGTCCATTGTTGATCATTGCTGAAGATCTGGAAGGTGAAGCACTGGCAACACTGGTAGTAAACAAACTGCGTGGTACACTGAAAGTAGCTGCTGTAAAAGCACCAGGCTTCGGTGATCGCAGAAAAGAAATGCTGACTGATATTGCTATCCTCACTGCAGGTACAGTAATCAGCGAAGAGCAAGGTTACAAGCTGGAGAACGCAGATATCTCTTATCTGGGTCAGGCAGCATCTGTTACTATCGATAAGGACAACACAACTGTTGTTGGCGGTAAAGGCAAGAAAGCTGATATCGTTGCACGTGTTAACCAAATCAAAGCGCAGGTTGAGAATACCACTTCTGACTACGATCGCGAAAAGCTCCAGGAGCGTCTGGCTAAGCTGAGCGGTGGTGTAGCTGTACTCTATGTAGGTGCTGCTACTGAAGTAGAAATGAAAGAGAAGAAAGACCGTGTTGATGATGCCCTGCATGCAACTCGCGCTGCTGTAGAAGAAGGTATCGTTCCTGGTGGTGGTACTGCATTCATCCGTGCTATCGAATCATTGGAAGCTAAGGTGAAAGGTCAGATCGCTGACGAGCAAACAGGTATGGCTATTGTACGCCGAGCACTGGAAGAGCCTATCCGTCAGATCTGCGCTAACAGCGGTATCGAAGGTTCTATAGTTGTAAACAAAGTGAAAGAAGGTAAAGCTGATTTCGGTTTCAACGCAAGAACTGAAGTATATGAGAACCTGTACAAAGCAGGCGTTATCGATCCAACTAAAGTAGCTCGTGTAGCATTGGAAAATGCTGCATCAATTGCAGGTATGCTGTTGACTACTGAGGCTGTAATTGCCGATAAGCCAAAGCCTGAAGCAGCACACGCACACCCAGCTCCTGATATGGGTGGTATGGGCTACTAA
- the merTP gene encoding mercuric transport protein MerTP, giving the protein MTTKTKNSKGWVAGLLAAVAASLCCITPVLAFLGGASGLASSFSWIEPFRPYLIGLTVAVFAFAWYQKLKPKKQVDCDCEADNKKSFWQSKSFLAIVTVLAGLVIAFPYYAKVFYPKPQEAKVIIVDKSNIQTAEFKIKGMTCEGCTEHINSELSKTSGVIEFNTSYEKGNSLVKFDNSKTSVDSLVSVINKTGYKVTSQSVINN; this is encoded by the coding sequence ATGACAACGAAAACAAAAAATAGTAAAGGTTGGGTTGCAGGTCTGTTGGCAGCAGTTGCTGCTTCGCTTTGTTGCATAACACCAGTTTTAGCTTTCTTAGGTGGTGCAAGTGGACTTGCTTCCTCGTTTTCGTGGATTGAACCTTTTCGTCCATATTTAATCGGTTTGACTGTTGCCGTTTTTGCGTTTGCGTGGTATCAAAAATTAAAACCAAAAAAACAAGTTGACTGCGACTGTGAAGCAGACAACAAAAAATCATTTTGGCAATCAAAATCATTTTTAGCAATCGTTACAGTGCTTGCAGGACTGGTAATTGCATTTCCTTACTATGCAAAAGTATTTTATCCAAAGCCACAGGAAGCAAAGGTTATTATTGTTGACAAAAGCAACATACAGACAGCAGAATTTAAAATAAAAGGTATGACCTGCGAAGGCTGCACAGAACATATAAATAGCGAACTTTCAAAAACATCGGGAGTGATTGAGTTCAATACTTCTTACGAAAAGGGCAACAGCCTTGTAAAGTTTGACAACAGTAAAACTTCCGTTGATAGCCTTGTATCTGTCATTAATAAAACTGGTTATAAAGTAACTTCTCAATCTGTAATCAACAACTAA
- a CDS encoding antibiotic biosynthesis monooxygenase, translating to MIAQTPAPPYYAVIFTSIRSDLEQDYSATAIRMVELAENMPGFLGHESTRNEIGITVSYWKDLASIRSWKQHAEHQIAQERGKKEWYIAYKTRICLVERDYDQHAH from the coding sequence ATGATTGCGCAAACACCTGCCCCCCCGTATTATGCAGTAATTTTTACGTCTATTCGTTCTGATTTAGAACAGGACTATTCAGCTACTGCAATTCGTATGGTTGAATTGGCTGAAAACATGCCGGGTTTTTTGGGCCATGAGTCAACCAGAAATGAAATAGGTATTACTGTTTCTTATTGGAAAGATCTGGCTTCTATTCGCTCATGGAAACAACATGCCGAACATCAAATTGCGCAGGAGAGAGGTAAAAAAGAATGGTATATTGCTTATAAAACAAGAATCTGTCTGGTTGAGCGCGATTATGATCAGCATGCTCACTAA
- a CDS encoding CPBP family intramembrane metalloprotease, which translates to MHPIPFTFTALLLSYLFSIPAYITIDLLDISDKAYGGPDFTNKHQIEIFILAVILAPVLETLVGQRLPISLCQKFIPSHKQSIGILSSTILFALMHLSYSIWYFLTILPMGWILALTYTIFQRRKESAFWMTAILHAFKNLLAFIANYLDSLPVK; encoded by the coding sequence ATGCACCCGATTCCTTTTACGTTTACCGCTTTGCTACTGTCGTACCTATTTTCCATACCGGCATATATCACAATTGATTTACTGGATATTTCAGACAAAGCTTATGGCGGGCCGGATTTCACCAATAAGCACCAGATAGAGATTTTCATTTTGGCAGTTATTCTAGCCCCAGTATTGGAGACTTTGGTTGGTCAGCGCTTGCCCATCAGCCTTTGCCAGAAATTTATACCAAGTCATAAACAATCCATTGGCATACTCAGTTCCACTATCTTATTTGCCTTGATGCATCTTTCCTATAGTATTTGGTATTTTCTAACAATACTACCCATGGGCTGGATTTTAGCCTTAACCTATACAATTTTTCAGCGGCGAAAAGAGTCTGCATTTTGGATGACGGCAATTCTACATGCTTTTAAAAATCTCCTAGCGTTTATTGCAAACTATCTTGATTCATTGCCTGTCAAATAG